In the genome of Primulina eburnea isolate SZY01 chromosome 13, ASM2296580v1, whole genome shotgun sequence, the window TGACACATAAAgagtttgaaaatatttttattttaaacgacaaaaagaaattttgtatgacattaatatttattaataatttatttttattcagtcCGGCTCATCTCCCTTTGTCTTCCTATTATTATTTGACGGCAATATATAAATTTacctaataaaaattaaatttaaaattaaattaaaataataattagtttgattgagttaaatacactattaatgatcttattaaaCTAAGATAAAAAATGATTTAAATAACACTAACATgacaaattgtaaaacaaaaaaataatataatagtaagctcacaaatgaaagtcaatatttaatagattaattaatagataatatattatttagtaatatgtatttagaatcatatattgaaaattgattaaataactTAAATGTTTGCAATGAAATCACTTACATACAAACATTTTCTCTCAATCACATATTTTTGTTGATATATAagtaatctatatatatatctaccttctaaataggaaaaaaatgttttatatgacgttaatatttattaataatttaattttattcaatcgCACTCATCTCTATTTGTTTTCCCATCATTACCTTAATGTTCGTAATATTAACAATTTATTCAAATTTATAACATTATCATagtgattttctgtgaatttgatgtcaatgtaaatattaaagtaaataattttaaatttaaaaataaaaatatattaatgattattattaaattaatagatgaaaaaaacaaaaaaaataaatatgtatttatgatagtgcttttatgtgaatttgatgtcaatgtaaatattaaagtaattaattttaaatttaaaaataaaaatatattaatgattattattaaatgaatagatgaaaaacaaacaaaaaataaacatgtatttatgatagtgattttctgtgaatttgatgtcaacgTAAATATcaaagtaattaattttaaatttaaaaataaaaatgtattaatgaaatgattatttttaaaagaatatatgggaaaaaaacatttattcatgattattattaaatgaaggtaagaatatttatgtaaattattattattattaaatgaagataaggatatttatgtaaatttacaattcacattcatatatatagatttgtatatatatatatagatatagatcaaACCTcgacatataaatttataatttcttattttatgttttgttaaatataaattttttttgtattatttgtaaaaactaagattatgaaaaatataagtaatacataaattgtaaaaataagttcgaaacctataaatttttttgtatttttttgtaaaaaactaagttatgaaaaatataattaatacataaattgtaaaaataagtTCGAAACCTCTATTAGcataatattttgtattatttattttaataaaagaatGTATAACACTATTACTATTATTTGTAAGGTATTTTCACAAAACCAATTCATTATTATTTGTAATCATGCCATGAAAGTGAGTGaaagagtaataaataataattagtcaatggattaataataattgattaataataattaactaattacataaaaGGAAGACAAAGTATCATTGGAGTACAACTTTAATGAGGATAATAGAGGAAATTCACATTTCAAttggtatatttatatagattatAGATTAATTGTATTCGaaaatgttgagattgagtgaTGGATTTTGATGCTTATTTGcaaagaaaatgtcaaaatagctgcAGGGCAGTGGAGGAAAacttccattcccatgtggagcATGCTGGTCAAGGAACCAGCTCGAGGAATCGAGATTTAAAAGGGAGGAAATAAAGAAGAAAACTATCTTCAACCATCATTGTTTCATTTTCTTATACTAGATTCCTTCGTTTTCGACGTCTAATCGAAAAGATTTCCTTAGAAGTTGGATTTTTCTGCAGCTTTTAAACTTTCTAGCATGTACCGGTGCCTCGCAACAAaattgtgcaaacatattttcCACTAATTCCTTGAAACACGAATTTCTCTCGTTGATGGCGTGATCTGAATATGATAAATGAAGATTATATACACAATTAACATGATATTTGAGATACATGGAATATTGATTGATACTAAGTGGTCCATGATCATCCACAGGATATCACCATCCAGCCACATGATAAAATGCTATAAGAATGTGCGACTTTAACAGTGAAATGTTTCGTGTATCACTTTCCAAGCTAAAACAAATTACTATCTTCTTCTGTCCTGAGTTGTTACCATTTATGTCGTAGTTGAATTTGGAGATTGATTTTATTCTCGAGGCATGTTCGAATGTTCtatcatatatattttgttaaaaTAGATGTCCAACGAACCAACTTGTGGTTTGATATAtaattcttcttctttttttttttttgaataaaaatcatTCATATTTGAGAGTGCAGGGTAAAAGGAAATGAATCCaaagaaaattatttgaaatgagAACATATAAAGTTAAAAATGAAGCCCAACTTTTCACATTTGCTGCAATATTTTGTCTTCCAAAAACAGATATCCATAGTTTTTCCAACCAAACTCAAGTTAGCAttttctttttgacaaatatGCCATGTTCTTTTTGTTCAAACACAGTCTTCAATTTTGCCCAAAAATTCTCGATTTCCTTTTCTTCAGATTCCTCCCCGACCTGCCCAAACATTTTCTTCCTTTGCCTTTCTTCAGAACTCTCCCCGCGCAACCCCACTATTTTCTTCAGCCGTAAAGCATTTGTCCACAAAAACTCTACCATACGATATTCTGGTAAGCTCTTACAGAACGAGCTAAACCGGATTTCTTTAAGATGAGATACAATACAGGATGGCAAAGATTCCACCtcatcataatcataatcttcCCAGCACCACTGTAAAAAAAGATAACCATGAATACAATAATTTTTGACATACAAGGATCCAGACCAGTTGGgtacaaaataaattttttaggtTAGTTTTGAGAAACACTCGTAAAATTTAATTAAGGTAACAAGAAATGATTGTCTGTGCTAGATATTTACCTAAAGAGGAAACATATACAAACATTTTCTCCAGATGATGGATATTAGGAGGGTGGCAAAAAACATACCATCTGTAAGACGATCGATTCAAGAAATGGCATAGCATGAAGCAACTCTAGAAGTGCTCCACTGTTGCATTTTGTAAGAACTTCTAGTCGTTTCAGCATATTAAATTTAGGAAGTAGAGGCCCTTGATTAGATTCGACGACAGCCTAATACAGATAAAAAAAAACGTTAACTCATCTAGCAACGTACCATCTCATATAACGAAAGAAACATGGTTAGAGAAACTAACCTCAACAACATCCCCGGACATTTTCAAATGATTTAGACCACAGAATCCTTGTAATAAGAGCCCAGCTTGTGATCCTATCTTTCTAATTGAGCGAATATCAATGGTTGCAGAAAAAACTGATGTCGCACTAAAATCAAAATCCTCAACAAATCGACCAGCAAATTCACACTTTCCAAGCTTGGCTTTAGAAAACTTGATCTGGCATTTATCGACTTCAGGAAGATATGAGTAGCATACCACCTTGAACATACTCAAGGCTGGGGCATTGATTTCCACAAGATTCACTTTTAACCATTTGCAGTTTTCTAGTTCAAGCGTTTCCAGCACTGGAAAATCAAACACCGATTTGCTGGTGCTGGGAACACACTCACCTTGAAATTTAGTTCTGTCAAGATACAAACTTTTAAGACTGGAAAACAAATTCTGGGATGAAACTCTGAAAATACAAGGCCATTTTAGTTTCATTGTAGTCAATG includes:
- the LOC140808592 gene encoding F-box/LRR-repeat protein At4g14103-like isoform X1, giving the protein MFFFFCFLTFQNIFLSESNDALVAKLQKWGFSKLNVEIMSTQFLIDSDQSKKRRITYDENNGEDIISYLPEFITSRILSLLPTKDALRTCVLSKDWEHKWTGIYNIDIDDDMRFVLKKTRKTSFINFVDRIFFFSRNSTLKRFSLQCRLEYKAHRMISWISAALMRNVEDLEIVYNDEVVVSPGRLFNCTSLTTMKLKWPCIFRVSSQNLFSSLKSLYLDRTKFQGECVPSTSKSVFDFPVLETLELENCKWLKVNLVEINAPALSMFKVVCYSYLPEVDKCQIKFSKAKLGKCEFAGRFVEDFDFSATSVFSATIDIRSIRKIGSQAGLLLQGFCGLNHLKMSGDVVEAVVESNQGPLLPKFNMLKRLEVLTKCNSGALLELLHAMPFLESIVLQMWCWEDYDYDEVESLPSCIVSHLKEIRFSSFCKSLPEYRMVEFLWTNALRLKKIVGLRGESSEERQRKKMFGQVGEESEEKEIENFWAKLKTVFEQKEHGIFVKKKMLT
- the LOC140808592 gene encoding F-box/LRR-repeat protein At4g14103-like isoform X5, translated to MSTQFLIDSDQSKKRRITYDENNGEDIISYLPEFITSRILSLLPTKDALRTCVLSKDWEHKWTGIYNIDIDDDMRFVLKKTRKTSFINFVDRIFFFSRNSTLKRFSLQCRLEYKAHRMISWISAALMRNVEDLEIVYNDEVVVSPGRLFNCTSLTTMKLKWPCIFRVSSQNLFSSLKSLYLDRTKFQGECVPSTSKSVFDFPVLETLELENCKWLKVNLVEINAPALSMFKVVCYSYLPEVDKCQIKFSKAKLGKCEFAGRFVEDFDFSATSVFSATIDIRSIRKIGSQAGLLLQGFCGLNHLKMSGDVVEAVVESNQGPLLPKFNMLKRLEVLTKCNSGALLELLHAMPFLESIVLQMWCWEDYDYDEVESLPSCIVSHLKEIRFSSFCKSLPEYRMVEFLWTNALRLKKIVGLRGESSEERQRKKMFGQVGEESEEKEIENFWAKLKTVFEQKEHGIFVKKKMLT
- the LOC140808592 gene encoding F-box/LRR-repeat protein At4g14103-like isoform X2; protein product: MGLLKYFRLNVEIMSTQFLIDSDQSKKRRITYDENNGEDIISYLPEFITSRILSLLPTKDALRTCVLSKDWEHKWTGIYNIDIDDDMRFVLKKTRKTSFINFVDRIFFFSRNSTLKRFSLQCRLEYKAHRMISWISAALMRNVEDLEIVYNDEVVVSPGRLFNCTSLTTMKLKWPCIFRVSSQNLFSSLKSLYLDRTKFQGECVPSTSKSVFDFPVLETLELENCKWLKVNLVEINAPALSMFKVVCYSYLPEVDKCQIKFSKAKLGKCEFAGRFVEDFDFSATSVFSATIDIRSIRKIGSQAGLLLQGFCGLNHLKMSGDVVEAVVESNQGPLLPKFNMLKRLEVLTKCNSGALLELLHAMPFLESIVLQMWCWEDYDYDEVESLPSCIVSHLKEIRFSSFCKSLPEYRMVEFLWTNALRLKKIVGLRGESSEERQRKKMFGQVGEESEEKEIENFWAKLKTVFEQKEHGIFVKKKMLT
- the LOC140808592 gene encoding F-box/LRR-repeat protein At4g14103-like isoform X4, whose amino-acid sequence is MHDRISHTQFLIDSDQSKKRRITYDENNGEDIISYLPEFITSRILSLLPTKDALRTCVLSKDWEHKWTGIYNIDIDDDMRFVLKKTRKTSFINFVDRIFFFSRNSTLKRFSLQCRLEYKAHRMISWISAALMRNVEDLEIVYNDEVVVSPGRLFNCTSLTTMKLKWPCIFRVSSQNLFSSLKSLYLDRTKFQGECVPSTSKSVFDFPVLETLELENCKWLKVNLVEINAPALSMFKVVCYSYLPEVDKCQIKFSKAKLGKCEFAGRFVEDFDFSATSVFSATIDIRSIRKIGSQAGLLLQGFCGLNHLKMSGDVVEAVVESNQGPLLPKFNMLKRLEVLTKCNSGALLELLHAMPFLESIVLQMWCWEDYDYDEVESLPSCIVSHLKEIRFSSFCKSLPEYRMVEFLWTNALRLKKIVGLRGESSEERQRKKMFGQVGEESEEKEIENFWAKLKTVFEQKEHGIFVKKKMLT
- the LOC140808592 gene encoding F-box/LRR-repeat protein At4g14103-like isoform X6, which gives rise to MFFFFCFLTFQNIFLSESNDALVAKLQKWGFSKLNVEIMSTQFLIDSDQSKKRRITYDENNGEDIISYLPEFITSRILSLLPTKDALRTCVLSKDWEHKWTGIYNIDIDDDMRFVLKKTRKTSFINFVDRIFFFSRNSTLKRFSLQCRLEYKAHRMISWISAALMRNVEDLEIVYNDEVVVSPGRLFNCTSLTTMKLKWPCIFRVSSQNLFSSLKSLYLDRTKFQGECVPSTSKSVFDFPVLETLELENCKWLKVNLVEINAPALSMFKVVCYSYLPEVDKCQIKFSKAKLGKCEFAGRFVEDFDFSATSVFSATIDIRSIRKIGSQAGLLLQGFCGLNHLKMSGDVVEAVVESNQGPLLPKFNMLKRLEVLTKCNSGALLELLHAMPFLESIVLQMWGCAGRVLKKGKGRKCLGRSGRNLKKRKSRIFGQN
- the LOC140808592 gene encoding F-box/LRR-repeat protein At4g14103-like isoform X7; this encodes MFFFFCFLTFQNIFLSESNDALVAKLQKWGFSKLNVEIMSTQFLIDSDQSKKRRITYDENNGEDIISYLPEFITSRILSLLPTKDALRTCVLSKDWEHKWTGIYNIDIDDDMRFVLKKTRKTSFINFVDRIFFFSRNSTLKRFSLQCRLEYKAHRMISWISAALMRNVEDLEIVYNDEVVVSPGRLFNCTSLTTMKLKWPCIFRVSSQNLFSSLKSLYLDRTKFQGECVPSTSKSVFDFPVLETLELENCKWLKVNLVEINAPALSMFKVVCYSYLPEVDKCQIKFSKAKLGKCEFAGRFVEDFDFSATSVFSATIDIRSIRKIGSQAGLLLQGFCGLNHLKMSGDVVEAVVESNQGPLLPKFNMLKRLEVLTKCNSGALLELLHAMPFLESIVLQMV